Proteins from a single region of Amycolatopsis sp. CA-230715:
- a CDS encoding SgcJ/EcaC family oxidoreductase — protein sequence MTDEAAVRAVIDGIYAAWGRNDADEFVSAYAEDATATLPGSFLDGREAVRATMEALFAGDGKGTKGVAEIRRVRFPREHTAVVNTTSATIPAGAAEPPATGWAFDTWALSERDGHWLVDAYHSSPGA from the coding sequence ATGACCGACGAAGCAGCGGTGCGCGCGGTGATCGACGGGATCTACGCGGCGTGGGGGCGCAACGACGCGGACGAGTTCGTCAGCGCCTACGCCGAGGACGCGACCGCGACCCTGCCCGGCTCGTTCCTCGACGGGCGGGAAGCCGTGCGGGCGACGATGGAAGCGCTCTTCGCGGGCGACGGCAAGGGCACGAAGGGGGTGGCGGAGATCCGGCGCGTGCGGTTCCCCCGCGAGCACACGGCGGTGGTGAACACCACCAGCGCGACCATCCCGGCGGGCGCGGCGGAACCGCCCGCCACCGGGTGGGCGTTCGACACCTGGGCACTGTCCGAACGCGACGGTCACTGGCTGGTGGACGCCTACCACAGCTCCCCCGGCGCCTGA
- a CDS encoding carbohydrate ABC transporter permease, producing MARARRGPGPLVYALLVAVTVASVFPLYWSFVVSSRDNSAIGEKTPPLVPGGHLFENVEAVFDKADFWLALGNSLIVSTTVMVSTVVLASFAGFAFARLRFPGRNSLFLVVLGTAMVPSQLGVIPLYIVVSDFGWYSRLEALIVPALVNAFAVFWMRQACEEAVPGELVDAARVDGCSLLRTFWHVAVPAIRPHAVVLAMLSFMTAWNDFFWPLIVLNPSDSPTVQVALSTLAGGYFTDYSLMLTGATIGVLPVIAVFLVLARRVVGGIMRGGPLSLR from the coding sequence ATGGCGCGCGCACGCCGAGGGCCGGGCCCGCTCGTCTACGCGCTGCTCGTCGCGGTGACCGTCGCTTCGGTTTTCCCGCTGTACTGGTCGTTCGTGGTGTCCTCGCGCGACAACTCCGCGATCGGGGAGAAGACGCCGCCGCTCGTCCCCGGCGGGCACCTCTTCGAGAACGTGGAGGCGGTGTTCGACAAGGCCGACTTCTGGCTCGCGCTGGGCAATTCCCTGATCGTGTCCACCACGGTGATGGTGTCGACGGTGGTGCTCGCGAGCTTCGCCGGGTTCGCGTTCGCGCGGTTGCGGTTTCCCGGCCGGAACTCGCTGTTCCTCGTGGTGCTCGGCACCGCGATGGTGCCCTCGCAGCTCGGCGTGATCCCGTTGTACATCGTGGTCAGCGATTTCGGCTGGTACAGCAGGCTCGAAGCGCTCATCGTGCCCGCGCTGGTCAACGCCTTCGCGGTGTTCTGGATGCGGCAGGCGTGCGAGGAAGCGGTGCCGGGGGAACTGGTGGACGCCGCGCGCGTCGACGGGTGCTCGCTGCTGCGCACCTTCTGGCACGTCGCGGTTCCCGCCATCCGGCCGCACGCGGTCGTGCTCGCGATGCTGTCGTTCATGACCGCGTGGAACGACTTCTTCTGGCCGCTGATCGTGCTCAACCCCAGCGACAGCCCGACCGTCCAGGTCGCACTGTCCACATTGGCCGGTGGGTACTTCACGGACTACTCGCTGATGCTCACCGGCGCCACGATCGGCGTGCTGCCGGTGATCGCGGTCTTCCTGGTGCTGGCGCGCAGGGTGGTCGGCGGCATCATGCGAGGCGGCCCGCTGAGCCTGCGCTGA
- a CDS encoding carbohydrate ABC transporter permease, translating to MAGRWRVIGARFDARVTPFLFIAPFFVLFAVFGLYPLLSTLWMSLHHWQLIGGDEGFAGLANYARLFGDPNFYNALFNTVSIFVLSTVPQLLSALGLAALLNRPLRAASAWRAVVLLPNVVSVVAVALVFGQLFGRDFGVVNWLLGLFGADPVSWESHRWSSHFAVALMVMWRWTGYNALLYLAAMRSVPVELYEAAELDGASRWRTFWSVTVPSIRPTIVFTVVVATIAGMQLFAEPQLFDSSGTKGIGGNERQFQTVAMYLYEKGFASLDAGYAATISWVLFVVCAGCALLNFSLVRRIAGRG from the coding sequence GTGGCGGGGCGCTGGCGGGTGATCGGTGCGCGGTTCGACGCCCGCGTCACCCCGTTCCTGTTCATCGCGCCGTTCTTCGTGCTGTTCGCGGTGTTCGGGCTCTACCCGCTGCTGAGCACGCTGTGGATGTCCTTGCACCACTGGCAGCTCATCGGCGGCGACGAAGGGTTCGCCGGGCTCGCGAACTACGCCAGGCTGTTCGGCGACCCCAACTTCTACAACGCGTTGTTCAACACCGTCAGCATCTTCGTGCTCTCGACGGTGCCCCAGCTGCTTTCCGCGCTCGGGCTCGCGGCACTGCTCAACCGGCCGCTGCGGGCGGCGAGCGCGTGGCGCGCCGTGGTGCTGCTGCCGAACGTGGTGTCGGTGGTGGCGGTCGCGCTCGTGTTCGGCCAGCTCTTCGGCCGCGACTTCGGGGTGGTGAACTGGCTGCTCGGGCTCTTCGGCGCGGATCCCGTGTCGTGGGAGTCGCACCGCTGGTCCTCGCACTTCGCGGTCGCGCTGATGGTGATGTGGCGCTGGACCGGTTACAACGCGCTGCTGTACCTGGCGGCGATGCGGTCCGTGCCGGTCGAGCTCTACGAGGCGGCGGAGTTGGACGGCGCGTCGCGGTGGCGCACGTTCTGGTCGGTCACGGTGCCCTCGATCCGGCCGACGATCGTGTTCACCGTGGTGGTGGCGACCATCGCCGGGATGCAGCTGTTCGCCGAGCCGCAGCTGTTCGACAGTTCGGGGACGAAGGGGATCGGCGGGAACGAGCGGCAGTTCCAGACCGTCGCGATGTACTTGTACGAGAAGGGTTTCGCCTCGCTCGACGCCGGATACGCGGCGACGATCTCGTGGGTGCTGTTCGTGGTGTGCGCGGGCTGCGCGCTGCTGAACTTCTCCCTCGTCCGCCGGATCGCGGGGCGCGGCTGA
- a CDS encoding ABC transporter substrate-binding protein codes for MRFTRPRHTAFAASVVAALVLGGCSASGQDQIKLSVATFGEFGYESLFSEYEAQHPGIKIEPRVTDFDAHHKGLVTQLAANRGAADVVAIEEQYMPRFRQTPDKFADLAALGANDLRGQWTPWKWDQGLAGSKVMGLGTDMGSLAMCYRKDLFAAAGLPADREQVAKLWPTWEAFADVSARFSQKSPGVAFADSAGTIYTAMLNQSDENYFARADDAFIADRNPAVKHAFDLAGGIGAAGRTAKVTTFTQPWNVAIKQGSFATMTCPAWMLTQIQEAGGTGLAGKWDVTSVPGGGGNWGGSYLTVPAQGAHQREAYDLARWLTAPEQEKKLFERKNILPSEPAVYSDPSVLAHTDAYFSGAPVGKLFATAADHVRPNYRGLADADARPPFGQALGRVEEGKQSLPDAWQQAVNESRAAVSAH; via the coding sequence ATGCGATTCACCCGGCCGCGCCACACCGCTTTCGCCGCTTCCGTCGTGGCGGCGCTCGTGCTCGGCGGGTGCTCGGCGTCGGGGCAGGACCAGATCAAGCTCAGCGTCGCGACCTTCGGCGAATTCGGGTACGAATCCCTGTTCTCCGAATACGAGGCGCAGCACCCCGGGATCAAGATCGAGCCGAGGGTCACCGATTTCGACGCGCACCACAAGGGACTCGTCACCCAGCTCGCCGCGAACCGGGGCGCCGCCGACGTCGTCGCGATCGAAGAGCAGTACATGCCCCGGTTCCGGCAGACCCCGGACAAGTTCGCCGATCTGGCGGCGCTCGGCGCGAACGACCTGCGCGGCCAGTGGACGCCGTGGAAGTGGGACCAGGGGCTCGCCGGGAGCAAGGTGATGGGGCTCGGCACCGACATGGGCAGCCTCGCGATGTGCTACCGCAAGGACCTCTTCGCCGCCGCCGGGCTGCCGGCCGACCGCGAGCAGGTCGCGAAGCTCTGGCCGACCTGGGAGGCCTTCGCCGACGTTTCGGCCAGGTTCAGCCAGAAATCGCCGGGTGTCGCCTTCGCGGACTCCGCGGGCACCATCTACACCGCGATGCTCAACCAGTCCGACGAGAACTACTTCGCCAGGGCCGACGACGCGTTCATCGCCGACCGCAACCCGGCCGTCAAGCACGCGTTCGACCTCGCGGGCGGGATCGGCGCGGCGGGCCGCACCGCGAAGGTCACCACCTTCACACAGCCGTGGAACGTCGCGATCAAACAGGGCAGCTTCGCGACGATGACCTGCCCCGCCTGGATGCTGACGCAGATCCAGGAGGCGGGCGGCACCGGGCTGGCCGGGAAGTGGGACGTGACGAGCGTGCCCGGCGGCGGTGGCAACTGGGGCGGCTCGTACCTCACCGTGCCCGCGCAGGGCGCGCACCAGCGCGAGGCCTACGACCTCGCGCGCTGGCTCACCGCGCCCGAACAGGAGAAGAAGCTGTTCGAGCGCAAGAACATCCTGCCGAGCGAGCCCGCGGTGTACTCCGACCCTTCGGTGCTCGCGCACACCGACGCGTACTTCAGCGGTGCCCCCGTCGGCAAGCTGTTCGCCACCGCGGCCGATCACGTCCGGCCGAACTACCGCGGTCTCGCCGACGCCGACGCGCGCCCGCCGTTCGGGCAGGCGCTCGGCCGCGTCGAAGAGGGCAAGCAGAGCCTCCCCGACGCGTGGCAGCAGGCGGTGAACGAATCCCGCGCCGCCGTGTCCGCGCACTGA
- a CDS encoding response regulator transcription factor, producing MERVRVAVQASDPITLAGITSYLKSRPEMLVVPQAELSETDVLVVAIDKVTSETVALLRGGSGAVVPKVLVTSDLKESDLLTAVECRVVAVLPRAAATGDRLVSSVVAAAEGGGVMPSDLLGELLKHVQRLQREVLAPRGIDPSGLSAREVDVLRLMADGWDTAEIADKLCYSERTVKNVIYALTSRLKLRNRPHAVAYALRAGMI from the coding sequence ATGGAACGCGTGCGAGTCGCGGTGCAGGCTTCGGACCCCATCACGCTGGCCGGGATCACCAGCTACCTCAAGTCGAGGCCGGAGATGCTCGTCGTGCCCCAGGCCGAGCTGAGCGAGACCGACGTGCTGGTGGTGGCGATCGACAAGGTCACCTCGGAGACGGTCGCGCTGCTGCGCGGCGGCAGCGGCGCGGTGGTGCCGAAGGTGCTGGTCACCTCGGACCTGAAGGAATCGGATCTGCTCACCGCGGTCGAGTGCCGCGTGGTCGCGGTGCTGCCGAGGGCGGCGGCGACCGGCGACCGCCTCGTCTCCAGCGTCGTCGCGGCCGCCGAGGGCGGCGGCGTGATGCCGAGCGACCTGCTCGGTGAACTGCTCAAGCACGTCCAGCGGCTCCAGCGCGAGGTGCTCGCCCCGCGCGGCATCGACCCGTCCGGGCTCAGCGCTCGCGAGGTCGACGTGCTGCGGCTGATGGCCGACGGCTGGGACACCGCCGAGATCGCCGACAAGCTCTGCTACTCCGAGCGCACCGTGAAGAACGTGATCTACGCGCTGACCAGCAGGCTCAAGCTGCGCAACCGGCCGCACGCGGTGGCCTACGCGCTGCGCGCCGGAATGATCTGA
- a CDS encoding WXG100 family type VII secretion target — MLTVSSRQERKIAVPADRLRFPMAEQARESVASATDEIRALLAELDREAREGMGEWSGEARAAYEECKASWDAAAAGMRVCLRRADDALSEISAGCQQAESTGVTMWAGDGR, encoded by the coding sequence GTGCTGACCGTTTCGTCCCGCCAGGAAAGGAAGATCGCGGTGCCCGCCGATCGCCTCCGCTTCCCGATGGCAGAGCAGGCGCGGGAGTCCGTCGCGAGCGCCACCGACGAGATCCGCGCGCTCCTCGCCGAACTCGACCGCGAGGCGCGCGAGGGCATGGGGGAGTGGAGCGGCGAGGCGCGCGCCGCGTACGAGGAGTGCAAGGCGAGCTGGGACGCGGCGGCGGCCGGGATGCGGGTGTGCCTGCGCCGGGCGGACGACGCGCTGTCGGAGATCTCCGCGGGGTGCCAGCAGGCGGAGAGCACGGGCGTCACGATGTGGGCGGGTGACGGCCGCTGA
- a CDS encoding WXG100 family type VII secretion target, with amino-acid sequence MALDDSAPGTHAVCGRFETASATATARLGAVGAELAALRSTWRGMAAPKFGQAMDDWARQVEIVVAELDRMALVLGGTRAAGPCGASSC; translated from the coding sequence ATGGCGCTCGACGACAGCGCGCCGGGGACGCACGCGGTGTGCGGGCGGTTCGAAACGGCGTCGGCGACGGCGACGGCGAGGCTGGGCGCGGTCGGCGCGGAACTGGCTGCTCTGCGGAGCACCTGGAGGGGGATGGCCGCGCCGAAGTTCGGTCAGGCGATGGACGACTGGGCGCGGCAGGTGGAGATCGTGGTCGCCGAGCTCGATCGCATGGCGCTGGTGCTCGGCGGCACCAGGGCCGCGGGCCCGTGCGGGGCGTCTTCGTGCTGA
- a CDS encoding chromosome segregation protein: MSLGDERELVPLGAGFDLTKRGYNRGQVDEHLERLDADLKLLTADRDAAIAQAGDLARQLELSRTEIDDLRGQVDRLAQPPTSLEGLSERLQRMLRLAQDEAADTRARAEAEAGHIRAKAETDASAMRARYEQLLTELDARRKEMEAEHRKVLETARAEAEKITSTAKEERDRLDRESEQRRTQVEEDFEIAMAARRTEAMRVLAEQEATSKAEAERRVREATEEAAAIRKKVAEEEATATDEIERRRRDSVADANRRKQESTTEANARIAEASDEAHRRVREATEESNRRINQAAERVEALRSLRSAIAEQIASARGVLAEATAALGDAAPAVEPLPQEKTGATAVKPPQKTQAKTSQKAPQKTPSPSPVQRGGNRSNGTSAAKPTGE, from the coding sequence ATGAGCCTTGGCGACGAACGGGAGCTTGTACCGCTGGGCGCCGGCTTCGACCTGACGAAGCGCGGCTACAACCGGGGTCAGGTCGACGAGCATCTGGAGCGGCTGGACGCCGATCTGAAGCTCCTCACCGCCGACCGCGACGCCGCGATCGCGCAGGCGGGCGACCTGGCGAGGCAGCTCGAACTCTCCCGCACCGAAATCGACGACCTCCGCGGCCAGGTCGACCGGCTGGCCCAGCCGCCGACGAGCCTCGAAGGGCTTTCCGAGCGCCTGCAGCGCATGCTGCGGCTCGCGCAGGACGAAGCGGCCGACACCCGCGCCCGCGCCGAAGCCGAGGCGGGCCACATCCGCGCCAAGGCGGAGACCGACGCGAGCGCCATGCGCGCCCGGTACGAGCAGCTCCTGACCGAGCTGGACGCGCGCCGCAAGGAGATGGAAGCCGAGCACCGCAAGGTGCTGGAGACCGCGCGCGCCGAGGCCGAGAAGATCACCAGCACGGCCAAGGAGGAGCGCGACCGGCTCGACCGCGAGTCCGAGCAGCGCCGCACGCAGGTCGAAGAAGACTTCGAGATCGCGATGGCGGCCAGGCGGACCGAGGCCATGCGCGTGCTCGCCGAGCAGGAGGCCACCAGCAAGGCGGAGGCCGAGCGCCGGGTCCGCGAGGCCACCGAGGAGGCCGCGGCGATCCGGAAGAAGGTCGCCGAGGAAGAGGCCACCGCCACCGACGAGATCGAACGCAGGCGCCGCGACTCGGTCGCCGACGCGAACCGGCGCAAGCAGGAGTCCACGACCGAGGCCAACGCGCGCATCGCCGAAGCGTCCGACGAGGCGCACCGGAGGGTCCGCGAGGCGACCGAGGAGTCGAACCGCCGGATCAACCAGGCCGCCGAACGCGTCGAAGCGCTCCGTTCGCTGCGCTCGGCGATCGCTGAGCAGATCGCCTCGGCGCGCGGTGTGCTGGCCGAGGCGACGGCCGCGCTCGGCGACGCCGCACCCGCGGTCGAGCCACTGCCGCAGGAGAAGACCGGCGCCACCGCGGTGAAGCCGCCCCAGAAGACGCAGGCGAAAACCTCGCAGAAAGCCCCGCAGAAGACGCCGTCGCCGTCACCGGTCCAGCGCGGGGGCAACCGGTCGAACGGCACCTCGGCAGCGAAACCGACTGGCGAGTAA
- a CDS encoding universal stress protein, giving the protein MAAYQTVVVGTDGSESSFAAVDRAASVASDAGATLVIVCAYYPASKHDVEKAQDVLRDEAYQVVGSAPAEDTLQSARDRAVKVGATQIETVPVVGAPVEALRDTVTERSADLLVVGNRGLNTLAGRILGSVPSEVARKSGVDVLIVHTT; this is encoded by the coding sequence ATGGCCGCCTACCAGACCGTCGTCGTAGGGACCGATGGGTCGGAGTCGTCGTTCGCGGCGGTGGACAGGGCCGCGAGTGTCGCGAGCGACGCCGGTGCCACCCTCGTGATCGTCTGCGCGTACTACCCGGCGAGCAAGCACGACGTCGAGAAGGCGCAGGACGTGCTCCGCGACGAGGCCTACCAGGTCGTCGGCTCGGCACCGGCCGAAGACACCCTGCAGAGCGCGCGCGACCGCGCCGTGAAGGTGGGCGCGACCCAGATCGAGACCGTGCCGGTGGTCGGCGCGCCGGTCGAGGCGCTGCGCGACACCGTCACCGAGCGGTCGGCGGACCTGCTGGTGGTCGGCAACCGCGGGCTCAACACCCTCGCCGGGCGCATCCTCGGCTCGGTGCCCTCGGAGGTCGCCCGGAAGTCGGGCGTCGACGTGCTGATCGTGCACACCACCTGA
- a CDS encoding adenylate/guanylate cyclase domain-containing protein, which produces MVADDADPSALQQRLERILLGGKRKYTRLEVAAKAGVPEERSRRLWRALGFATVGDDDVVFTDADVDAMRTADQLVQSGLVEPSVEVSVTRALGQHLSRLAEWQVHMLWTLITENAEVGADERQIAKLVDRVLPELEQVQNFVWRRHLAAYAGRALAAPDEDLEARTEVVGFVDMVGYTRLTRQIDDTELSDVLERFEALATEVIAEHRGRVVKMIGDEVLFVADSAVDGAEIALALTERTAEDDGLPAVRAGLASGRILSRFGDVYGSVVNLASRLTSVARPGTILVDKELAGELDGDDRFELRGRRPVSVRGYHRLRPSALRRASARPSGMFASSQHLAAEMLGIAGDTGDPEDAIDDPDARADDAAAPDVSDAGTKTPSGEGRSPAPAGRRRRRR; this is translated from the coding sequence GTGGTCGCGGACGACGCCGACCCGAGCGCGCTCCAGCAACGGCTCGAGCGGATCCTGCTCGGCGGGAAGCGCAAGTACACGCGGCTCGAGGTCGCCGCGAAGGCGGGCGTGCCCGAGGAGCGCTCGCGGCGGCTGTGGCGCGCGCTGGGCTTCGCGACCGTCGGAGACGACGACGTGGTCTTCACCGACGCCGACGTCGACGCCATGCGCACCGCCGACCAGCTCGTCCAGTCGGGCCTGGTGGAGCCGAGCGTCGAGGTGTCGGTGACCCGTGCGCTCGGGCAGCACCTGTCCAGGCTCGCCGAGTGGCAGGTGCACATGCTCTGGACGCTGATCACCGAGAACGCGGAAGTGGGGGCGGACGAACGGCAGATCGCCAAGCTCGTCGACCGCGTGCTCCCCGAGCTGGAGCAGGTGCAGAACTTCGTGTGGCGCCGCCACCTCGCCGCGTACGCGGGGCGGGCGCTGGCCGCGCCGGACGAGGACCTCGAAGCGCGCACCGAGGTGGTCGGGTTCGTCGACATGGTCGGGTACACGCGGCTGACCCGCCAGATCGACGACACCGAGCTGAGCGACGTGCTGGAGCGGTTCGAGGCGCTCGCCACCGAGGTGATCGCCGAGCACCGCGGCAGGGTGGTCAAGATGATCGGCGACGAGGTGCTCTTCGTCGCCGATTCCGCCGTCGACGGCGCGGAAATCGCGCTCGCGCTGACCGAACGGACCGCCGAGGACGACGGGCTGCCCGCAGTACGAGCCGGGCTGGCCTCGGGGCGCATCCTGAGCCGGTTCGGGGACGTCTACGGCTCTGTCGTGAACCTCGCGAGCAGGCTCACGTCCGTGGCGAGGCCCGGCACGATCCTGGTGGACAAGGAGCTCGCCGGCGAACTCGACGGCGACGACCGGTTCGAACTGCGCGGCAGGCGGCCCGTTTCGGTCCGCGGCTACCACCGGCTCCGGCCGTCCGCTCTGCGCAGGGCGAGTGCGCGGCCGAGCGGAATGTTCGCCAGTTCGCAACACCTCGCCGCGGAAATGCTCGGGATCGCCGGGGACACCGGTGATCCGGAAGACGCCATCGACGATCCCGACGCGCGCGCCGATGACGCCGCCGCACCAGATGTTTCCGACGCGGGAACGAAAACACCCAGCGGAGAAGGGCGGTCACCGGCACCCGCCGGACGACGGCGCCGACGCCGCTGA
- a CDS encoding iron-sulfur cluster assembly protein, which produces MAADAKGLRSNPLQELFWTRTGLLLLILVVVSGGSLALASVMDPGGGKTLVTSLGTGTMISAIVGFGQTLITATASQRAMVSPVIEESRRALRELSDEYRSLNKEFFPTNVFEATTDPDPAFNHLLMEDLHATRQVFFRGFSGRYAAARLLVSQAEWELRAVIADPKDATTISGRARYLLRRAGADADADAISARLHDEIWMGLVGLYLARSRCIRADITVVTDPPVDRMEMFDESVWITLYSDVGGAPQLYPRTLRFSEGSFIYNMERAEFLRICRARTARHFLITPDTTREEFSAIFHKITGATLTPKRFQDLEARFHGFRQEFSTAAELEG; this is translated from the coding sequence GTGGCGGCGGATGCCAAGGGGCTCCGCAGTAACCCGCTTCAAGAGCTCTTCTGGACCAGAACGGGACTACTGCTCCTGATCTTGGTCGTGGTGTCGGGCGGCAGCCTCGCACTCGCCAGCGTGATGGACCCCGGTGGCGGCAAAACCCTCGTCACCTCACTCGGGACCGGCACGATGATCTCCGCGATCGTCGGCTTCGGCCAGACACTGATCACCGCCACCGCGTCGCAGCGCGCCATGGTGTCCCCGGTGATCGAGGAGAGCAGGCGCGCGCTGCGGGAGCTCAGCGACGAGTACCGGTCCTTGAACAAGGAGTTCTTCCCCACCAACGTGTTCGAGGCGACCACCGACCCCGACCCCGCGTTCAACCACCTGCTGATGGAGGACCTCCACGCGACGCGGCAGGTCTTCTTCCGCGGGTTCTCCGGCCGGTACGCGGCGGCGCGCCTGCTCGTTTCGCAGGCGGAATGGGAGCTGCGCGCGGTGATCGCCGATCCCAAGGACGCCACCACCATCAGCGGCAGGGCGCGCTACCTGCTCCGCAGGGCGGGCGCGGACGCCGACGCGGACGCGATCTCCGCGCGGCTGCACGACGAGATCTGGATGGGGCTCGTCGGGCTCTACCTCGCGCGCAGCCGGTGCATCCGCGCCGACATCACGGTGGTCACGGACCCGCCGGTGGACCGGATGGAAATGTTCGACGAAAGCGTGTGGATCACGCTCTACAGCGATGTCGGCGGGGCGCCCCAGCTCTACCCGCGCACGCTGCGATTCTCCGAAGGGTCCTTCATCTACAACATGGAACGCGCCGAATTCCTGCGCATCTGCCGCGCGCGGACCGCGCGCCACTTTCTCATCACCCCGGACACCACGAGGGAGGAGTTCTCGGCGATCTTCCACAAGATCACCGGCGCGACCCTTACGCCGAAACGGTTCCAAGACCTGGAGGCGAGATTCCACGGTTTCCGCCAGGAATTCTCGACCGCCGCCGAACTGGAGGGCTGA
- a CDS encoding HD family phosphohydrolase, with translation MHAHQNVQVTTTEHQVIAAFPTVGNAAFSAVERRVRDLCLRYADRLPFHGWHHVNFVRSKAAAFAAANGADVSVVQTAALVHDVNYLVRRNSPASAGRSLRMDVLAESGVDAETAKWIDEIVDEAEMCSRHRDISLEAQALSDADTLFKALPITPVMLAHRYLEENGLSLRALADKIVGEQSGIHDDGYYFYNPDAAATYSRWAMANLELWRCIQESVADPVVEDLLDAVAAVDAAAS, from the coding sequence ATGCATGCCCACCAGAATGTCCAGGTAACCACCACCGAACACCAGGTCATCGCCGCATTTCCCACGGTGGGGAACGCGGCGTTCTCCGCGGTCGAGCGCCGCGTACGGGATCTGTGCCTCCGGTACGCCGACCGGCTGCCCTTCCACGGTTGGCACCACGTCAATTTCGTCAGGTCGAAGGCGGCCGCGTTCGCCGCGGCCAACGGCGCGGACGTGTCGGTGGTGCAGACCGCCGCGCTGGTCCACGACGTGAACTACCTCGTCCGGCGCAACTCGCCCGCGTCGGCGGGGCGCAGCCTGAGAATGGACGTGCTCGCCGAATCCGGGGTGGACGCCGAAACCGCGAAGTGGATCGACGAAATCGTCGACGAAGCGGAAATGTGCTCGCGCCACCGCGATATTTCCTTGGAGGCGCAAGCGCTCAGCGACGCCGACACGCTGTTCAAAGCGCTGCCCATCACCCCCGTCATGCTCGCGCACCGCTATCTCGAAGAAAACGGGCTGAGCCTGCGCGCGCTCGCCGACAAGATCGTCGGGGAGCAGAGCGGGATCCACGACGACGGGTACTACTTCTACAACCCCGACGCCGCCGCCACCTATTCGCGGTGGGCGATGGCGAATCTGGAGCTGTGGCGGTGCATCCAGGAATCGGTGGCCGATCCGGTTGTCGAGGATCTCCTCGACGCCGTCGCCGCGGTGGACGCCGCTGCTTCCTGA
- a CDS encoding DUF4190 domain-containing protein, whose protein sequence is MSTIPQHPPREDAPVTQPKNGLGTAGFVLGLVGLVFSFIPIIGVVAWPLVIIGLVLAAVGFSRARKGMASNSGIAIAGVVLSLAGLIVCIVWAAAFKNAVDELDASRLHFGQEVQGGQTVEFLVTTDKQATVKVNDFPDSKDEVVQPGADWHLKAGFKGGMHAFTLSATAVNSSEHANMTCKIVVDGKTLKEDKSQLGLPALCSASIG, encoded by the coding sequence ATGAGCACAATTCCACAGCATCCGCCGCGTGAGGACGCGCCCGTCACCCAGCCCAAGAACGGGCTCGGCACGGCCGGTTTCGTACTCGGCCTGGTGGGGCTGGTGTTCTCGTTCATCCCGATCATCGGCGTGGTCGCCTGGCCGTTGGTGATCATCGGGCTGGTGCTCGCCGCCGTTGGTTTCTCCCGCGCCCGCAAGGGCATGGCCAGCAATTCGGGAATCGCGATCGCGGGTGTCGTCCTTTCGCTCGCCGGTCTGATCGTCTGCATCGTGTGGGCGGCCGCGTTCAAAAACGCCGTGGACGAACTCGACGCCAGCAGGCTGCACTTCGGCCAGGAGGTCCAAGGTGGACAGACGGTTGAATTCCTGGTGACCACGGACAAGCAGGCCACGGTCAAGGTCAACGATTTTCCGGACAGCAAGGACGAGGTCGTCCAGCCGGGTGCGGACTGGCACCTGAAAGCGGGTTTCAAGGGCGGTATGCACGCCTTCACGCTGTCGGCGACCGCGGTGAACAGCAGTGAGCACGCGAACATGACCTGCAAGATCGTCGTCGACGGAAAGACGCTGAAGGAAGACAAGAGCCAGCTCGGCCTTCCCGCGCTCTGCTCCGCGTCGATCGGGTGA
- a CDS encoding DUF6221 family protein — protein sequence MDDLVAFLDARITERQAVLMRAVTKRKSGEAIVREEGSVLVEARIRSLNGVELDAVHRMVDELESARRICHEHRTTVTERVPGFPVHGGDYWCQTCHVPSDDPGSNWCLTLRLLAAPYADHPQYVSSWRP from the coding sequence ATGGATGATCTTGTCGCGTTCCTGGACGCGCGGATAACCGAACGCCAGGCCGTCCTCATGCGCGCGGTCACCAAGCGGAAATCGGGTGAGGCGATCGTGCGGGAGGAGGGCAGCGTGCTCGTGGAAGCGCGCATCCGCAGCCTCAACGGCGTCGAGCTGGACGCGGTGCACCGCATGGTCGACGAGCTGGAATCGGCGCGCCGGATCTGCCACGAGCACCGCACCACCGTCACCGAGCGGGTGCCCGGCTTCCCGGTGCACGGCGGCGACTACTGGTGCCAGACCTGCCACGTGCCCAGCGACGATCCCGGCTCGAACTGGTGCCTGACGCTGCGCCTGCTCGCCGCGCCGTACGCCGACCACCCGCAGTACGTCAGCTCGTGGCGGCCCTGA